One part of the Nocardioides zeae genome encodes these proteins:
- a CDS encoding ABC transporter permease, with product MVRGCGARAARRILGSLGTALGAAALVWVLADLLPGDPATAVLGPQASPERVAQLRADRGLDRPVLVQLGDWLAGLPRGDLGNSLISGDPVTPLVVDRAVNSAALLTATIALVVLVAVPLGVLAGLRADRPAGALLSAGAVVAVALPDFVVATLLVLWLAVDQGLLPAVALLPPGTSAWQRPEALVVPTLALSLGVGGWVVRHLRAVVAEQDAAPHVAAARLAGLPERLVLLRHLLPGAVAPVLQLLGWTAALLLGGAVVVERVVGLPGLGSLLVEATVNRDLVVVTAVAGVMALAAALALLAADLLADALDPRRRRTPSGGDEAAARERAS from the coding sequence GTGGTGCGAGGGTGCGGGGCGCGAGCTGCCCGCCGGATCCTCGGTTCGCTGGGCACGGCCCTCGGTGCCGCCGCCCTCGTGTGGGTGCTCGCCGACCTGCTCCCGGGTGATCCCGCGACAGCTGTGCTCGGTCCGCAGGCATCGCCCGAGCGCGTCGCCCAGCTGCGGGCGGACCGGGGCCTGGACCGCCCCGTGCTGGTCCAGCTCGGGGACTGGCTCGCGGGACTGCCGCGCGGCGACCTGGGCAACAGCCTGATCTCGGGCGACCCGGTCACGCCCCTGGTCGTGGACCGCGCCGTCAACTCGGCTGCGCTGCTCACGGCCACCATCGCGCTGGTCGTGCTCGTGGCCGTGCCGCTCGGGGTCCTCGCCGGGCTGCGTGCGGACCGCCCGGCAGGAGCGCTGCTCTCGGCCGGGGCGGTCGTCGCGGTCGCCCTGCCGGACTTCGTCGTCGCCACGCTCCTCGTCCTCTGGCTCGCCGTCGACCAGGGGTTGCTCCCGGCGGTCGCGCTCCTGCCTCCTGGCACCTCGGCGTGGCAACGGCCGGAGGCTCTGGTCGTGCCCACCCTCGCCCTCTCGCTGGGGGTCGGTGGCTGGGTCGTGCGCCACCTGCGCGCCGTGGTCGCCGAGCAGGACGCGGCGCCGCACGTGGCCGCCGCTCGTCTCGCCGGGCTGCCCGAGCGGCTCGTCCTGCTGCGTCACCTGCTCCCCGGCGCCGTCGCTCCGGTCCTCCAGCTGCTGGGCTGGACGGCGGCGCTCCTGCTCGGAGGCGCGGTCGTCGTCGAGCGCGTCGTGGGTCTGCCAGGACTCGGCAGCCTGCTCGTGGAGGCGACGGTCAACCGGGACCTGGTCGTGGTGACCGCCGTCGCGGGTGTGATGGCACTCGCCGCAGCTCTGGCGCTCCTCGCGGCGGACCTCCTCGCGGACGCGCTGGACCCGCGCCGACGTCGTACCCCGTCGGGCGGCGACGAGGCAGCGGCACGGGAGCGTGCGTCGTGA
- a CDS encoding flavin reductase family protein, whose amino-acid sequence MRAVFGRFATGVTVITCTSVDGRPHGATVTAFTPISLAPPLVQVALTRTSKACLYLQDASFAVNVLAADQVDVAMQFAGRPGQDPVRWQDGPVAPVLAHTAATISCRPWRVDDGGDHLLFLGEVVDVAVTDARPLLFHGSAFHELGRRSADAAWTGCADDPHRGWFDATSSFSPLPASAYRTTTCAPA is encoded by the coding sequence TTGCGCGCTGTCTTCGGACGATTCGCCACCGGCGTCACCGTGATCACGTGCACCAGTGTCGACGGGCGCCCCCACGGAGCCACCGTCACCGCGTTCACCCCCATCTCGCTGGCGCCACCCCTCGTGCAGGTCGCGCTGACCCGCACGTCGAAGGCCTGCCTCTACCTGCAGGACGCATCCTTCGCGGTCAACGTGCTCGCCGCCGACCAGGTCGACGTGGCCATGCAGTTCGCCGGCCGCCCCGGCCAGGATCCGGTGCGCTGGCAGGACGGCCCGGTCGCACCCGTCCTGGCCCACACCGCCGCGACGATCTCCTGCCGCCCCTGGCGTGTCGACGACGGAGGCGACCACCTGTTGTTCCTCGGTGAGGTCGTCGACGTCGCCGTCACCGACGCGCGCCCGCTGCTGTTCCACGGCAGCGCCTTCCACGAGCTCGGTCGGCGCAGCGCCGACGCCGCCTGGACCGGCTGCGCCGACGACCCGCACCGCGGGTGGTTCGACGCCACGAGCTCTTTCAGCCCGCTTCCTGCGTCCGCTTATCGCACCACGACGTGCGCCCCTGCGTGA
- a CDS encoding AraC family transcriptional regulator translates to MCEDAAAARERPTPTWDEFSAAVEHAYFPHHLTVRSDRPPVGGTLRSVDLGPVRLARIGWGSEVSVESDHPGAWAVNVPRSGVLEASVGGRHVLSLDGQATVCPPDVTTSMTRWSADCAIVGMRVDADHLAQEIPSLVGLSVTQMPAQVDLRRDAGRAWVALLTSIGGEMLRQPTLLADSVVNRRLGSALTAAFVLACFPDSGRGPVRPRIVTQVLDAMEADPAADWSAAELAAVAGVGIRRLQDGFRTYLGMTPTQALSRIRLARVHADLLAGHSATVADAAHRWGFTHLGRFAAAYRARYGVAPSATLRG, encoded by the coding sequence ATGTGCGAGGACGCAGCCGCTGCGCGTGAGCGTCCGACCCCGACCTGGGACGAGTTCTCCGCGGCGGTGGAGCACGCCTACTTCCCCCATCACCTGACGGTCAGGTCCGACCGCCCGCCCGTGGGTGGCACCCTCCGCTCCGTCGACCTCGGGCCCGTGCGCCTCGCGCGGATCGGCTGGGGGTCGGAGGTCAGCGTCGAGTCCGACCACCCCGGTGCCTGGGCGGTGAACGTGCCCCGCAGCGGCGTCCTCGAGGCGTCCGTCGGAGGGCGGCACGTGCTGTCGCTCGACGGTCAGGCCACCGTCTGTCCGCCTGACGTCACCACCTCGATGACCCGCTGGTCCGCGGACTGCGCCATCGTCGGCATGCGTGTCGATGCCGACCACCTGGCGCAGGAGATCCCCAGCCTCGTGGGCCTGTCCGTGACCCAGATGCCGGCGCAGGTCGATCTCCGGCGCGACGCCGGCCGAGCCTGGGTGGCCCTGCTGACCTCGATCGGCGGAGAGATGCTGCGCCAACCGACGCTCCTCGCCGACTCGGTGGTGAACCGACGGCTCGGTTCGGCACTGACCGCGGCTTTCGTCCTGGCATGTTTCCCCGACTCCGGGCGAGGGCCGGTGAGACCACGGATCGTGACGCAGGTCCTCGATGCCATGGAAGCCGACCCAGCAGCCGACTGGAGCGCGGCCGAGCTCGCCGCCGTCGCGGGGGTCGGGATCCGCCGCCTGCAGGACGGTTTCCGCACCTACCTGGGCATGACGCCCACCCAGGCGCTGAGCAGGATCCGGTTGGCGCGCGTGCACGCCGACCTCCTCGCGGGACACTCCGCCACCGTCGCGGATGCGGCCCACCGGTGGGGCTTCACGCACCTCGGGAGGTTCGCGGCCGCCTACCGAGCGCGCTACGGCGTCGCACCCTCGGCGACGCTGCGCGGCTGA
- a CDS encoding sugar ABC transporter substrate-binding protein, whose translation MLKKSTKIRALTIVSAASLVGSLAACGSSTTSGGGSTDADVLTTAEEQVAALYEGTEGTPPTDGPAAVSGKKVWVISCGQAAVGCSVPTNAAVDAANEIGWDTTLYDGAFGANDGYNNGIRQAVAAGTDGIILIDVACGSVEQSLTEAQTAGIQVMSYEGHPCEDDATLTNELQYSSDITSGEAFATSIGEANAWYLIDQLGGEGTVLDFQFVDNQYAMALDAGFQRVMETAPGISVETATINLSDYSNPSTFQQKTSAALLGAPTATGINAPFASFILGGVGQAVTSSGREIATITGDGYEANMAQIASGRGQTAAMAYDSTWIGWALVDSLNRLLAGQQPVPAGIGLKLVDKDHNLPSSGDYATSVYFKTAYEAIWEG comes from the coding sequence ATGCTGAAGAAGTCCACCAAGATCAGGGCGCTGACCATCGTCTCGGCAGCCAGCCTCGTCGGCTCGCTCGCCGCGTGCGGTTCGTCGACGACCTCGGGCGGCGGCTCGACCGACGCCGACGTCCTCACGACCGCGGAGGAGCAGGTCGCCGCGCTCTACGAGGGCACCGAGGGCACCCCGCCCACCGACGGTCCGGCGGCTGTGAGCGGCAAGAAGGTCTGGGTCATCTCCTGCGGACAGGCGGCCGTCGGCTGTTCGGTGCCGACCAACGCGGCGGTCGACGCCGCCAACGAGATCGGCTGGGACACCACGCTCTACGACGGTGCGTTCGGCGCCAACGACGGCTACAACAACGGCATCCGCCAAGCGGTCGCTGCGGGCACCGACGGCATCATCCTGATCGACGTGGCCTGCGGCTCGGTCGAGCAGTCGCTCACGGAGGCCCAGACCGCCGGCATCCAGGTGATGTCCTACGAGGGCCACCCGTGCGAGGACGACGCGACCCTGACCAACGAGCTGCAGTACAGCTCCGACATCACCAGCGGCGAGGCGTTCGCCACCTCGATCGGTGAGGCCAACGCGTGGTACCTGATCGACCAGCTCGGCGGTGAGGGCACGGTGCTGGACTTCCAGTTCGTCGACAACCAGTACGCCATGGCCCTCGACGCCGGCTTCCAGCGCGTGATGGAGACGGCCCCCGGCATCAGTGTGGAGACGGCCACGATCAACCTCTCCGACTACAGCAACCCCTCGACGTTCCAGCAGAAGACCTCCGCAGCCCTGCTCGGTGCGCCCACGGCGACCGGCATCAATGCACCCTTCGCCTCCTTCATCCTCGGTGGTGTCGGCCAGGCGGTCACCTCGTCGGGACGCGAGATCGCGACCATCACCGGTGACGGCTACGAGGCCAACATGGCGCAGATCGCCAGCGGCAGGGGCCAGACAGCGGCGATGGCCTACGACTCGACGTGGATCGGTTGGGCTCTCGTCGACAGCCTCAACCGTCTCCTCGCGGGCCAGCAGCCCGTCCCCGCGGGAATCGGCCTGAAGCTCGTCGACAAGGACCACAACCTGCCGTCGAGCGGGGACTACGCGACGTCCGTATACTTCAAGACCGCCTACGAAGCGATCTGGGAGGGCTGA
- a CDS encoding ABC transporter permease, translating into MTSTTNLETSTPAEVTDVPPVAPQRRGGRARVRRLAERYGLLGVLALVVVVFSVLPATGTIFASSANIQNLLGGQVVLVLVATAFTLPLVVGKLDLSTASIAGIASVATAASMSRADAPVVLAVAIGLVVGLALGAVNGYLIAVQKLDSIVVTLAMMTIIAGVVSWYTGGIAINTGIPEGFSGFGTQRWLGVPVIFYLMTVVVLAVLFVVEKTPWGRFVRMIGSNESAARLVGLPTERLTFSAFLFSGLIAGIAGVLLTVRTGGANPGDGPGYLLSGLAAVYIGATTIQPGRFNILGTVLGVFLVATTVTGLTLAGVAPFVQQLFNGGALLVAVILSQTLARARPRPRPRRQRRRGPVRLARASLPEGARR; encoded by the coding sequence GTGACATCGACCACGAACCTCGAGACATCTACTCCTGCTGAGGTCACCGACGTGCCACCGGTCGCGCCGCAGCGCCGCGGCGGTCGTGCGCGGGTGCGCCGTCTGGCCGAGCGCTACGGCCTCCTGGGCGTCCTCGCGCTCGTCGTCGTCGTCTTCAGCGTGCTGCCGGCGACCGGAACGATCTTCGCCAGCTCAGCGAACATCCAGAACCTCCTGGGTGGCCAGGTGGTGCTGGTCCTCGTCGCAACGGCCTTCACCCTGCCGCTGGTGGTCGGCAAGCTCGACCTGAGCACGGCGTCGATCGCGGGCATCGCGTCGGTGGCAACGGCCGCGTCGATGAGCAGGGCCGACGCGCCGGTCGTTCTCGCGGTCGCCATCGGGCTCGTCGTCGGCCTCGCCCTCGGTGCTGTCAACGGCTACCTGATCGCCGTGCAGAAGCTCGACTCGATCGTCGTCACCCTCGCGATGATGACGATCATCGCTGGCGTCGTCTCCTGGTACACGGGCGGCATCGCGATCAACACCGGGATCCCGGAGGGCTTCTCGGGTTTCGGCACGCAGCGCTGGCTCGGCGTCCCGGTGATCTTCTACCTGATGACCGTGGTCGTGCTCGCCGTGCTCTTCGTCGTCGAGAAGACACCGTGGGGCCGGTTCGTCCGGATGATCGGCAGCAACGAGTCTGCCGCGCGCCTGGTGGGGCTGCCGACCGAGCGGCTGACGTTCTCGGCGTTCCTCTTCTCCGGTCTCATCGCCGGGATCGCCGGCGTCCTGCTGACTGTCCGCACCGGTGGCGCCAACCCCGGCGACGGCCCCGGCTACCTGCTGTCCGGCCTTGCCGCGGTCTACATCGGTGCGACGACGATCCAGCCGGGACGGTTCAACATCCTGGGCACCGTGCTCGGCGTCTTCCTCGTCGCCACGACGGTGACCGGTCTGACGCTGGCCGGGGTCGCGCCGTTCGTGCAGCAGCTCTTCAACGGTGGCGCCCTCCTCGTCGCGGTGATCCTGTCCCAGACCCTGGCGCGAGCCAGGCCCCGACCCCGTCCACGACGCCAGCGCAGACGCGGACCTGTTCGTCTCGCTCGGGCCTCCTTGCCCGAGGGCGCGCGCCGGTGA
- a CDS encoding sugar ABC transporter ATP-binding protein, whose translation MSATHLAIAAGAQLALQVEGLSKSYQGNPALSGFDLAVGRASIHALLGENGSGKSTLIKLLSGTTPADSGRIALADGWQSASKWNPRKARDAGIRVVHQDPGIFADMTVADNLAAGHGYPTGPGWSVKDRAWRAHTEKVLARFSVQATPEAIVGRLRPSTQTLVAIARALQDLESGTSGVLILDEPTASLPAGEVDVIFDSLLRLREQGQAVLFVSHRLGEVRALCDEVTVLRDGRHVQTCPTEGRSEVDLAEMMIGHPLATVVHAAPPPSSGTPLLEVSGLSSGPVNGLDLRVRESEIVGVAGLLASGRTSLLRTLFGDMQPSAGSIRLRGTELRLRHPSDAVAAKIAYVPEERRRDALFGDLTLASNMSAPMVRHYSRNGVLRTRAENVDARDLLSRFRVKAAGELVTPSTLSGGNAQKTVLARWLRSDPTLLLLDNPSQGVDIGAREDIHELIRAAVRPASAAAVVVSDDFEELAVLCDRVVVMHNGTITQEIDTSAMTTEGITRAVYGQRKATA comes from the coding sequence ATGAGCGCGACCCACCTCGCCATCGCTGCCGGCGCACAGCTGGCGCTGCAGGTAGAAGGCCTGTCCAAGTCCTACCAGGGCAACCCCGCCCTGTCGGGGTTCGACCTCGCCGTCGGGCGCGCGAGCATCCATGCGCTCCTCGGTGAGAACGGCTCGGGCAAGTCCACCTTGATCAAGCTGCTCTCCGGGACCACGCCTGCCGATTCCGGCCGGATCGCTCTGGCTGACGGCTGGCAGAGCGCTTCGAAGTGGAACCCTCGAAAAGCCCGGGACGCCGGCATCCGAGTCGTCCACCAGGACCCCGGGATCTTCGCCGACATGACGGTGGCCGACAACCTGGCAGCCGGCCACGGGTACCCGACCGGACCGGGATGGAGCGTCAAGGACCGGGCTTGGCGCGCCCACACCGAGAAGGTCCTCGCACGCTTCAGCGTGCAGGCGACCCCGGAGGCGATCGTGGGCCGCCTGCGGCCCTCGACCCAGACACTGGTCGCCATCGCTCGCGCGCTGCAGGACCTCGAGAGCGGCACCTCGGGCGTGCTCATCCTCGACGAGCCCACCGCGTCCTTGCCGGCCGGAGAGGTCGACGTCATCTTCGACAGCCTGCTTCGACTCCGGGAGCAGGGCCAGGCCGTCCTCTTCGTCAGTCATCGCCTGGGCGAGGTCCGTGCACTCTGTGACGAGGTCACCGTGCTCCGCGACGGCCGCCACGTCCAGACCTGCCCGACCGAGGGGCGCAGCGAGGTCGACCTGGCCGAGATGATGATCGGGCACCCTCTCGCCACCGTCGTGCACGCGGCGCCACCGCCGTCGAGCGGCACGCCGCTCCTCGAGGTGTCCGGTCTGAGTTCAGGCCCCGTGAACGGGCTCGACCTCCGCGTCCGAGAGAGCGAGATCGTCGGTGTCGCTGGCCTGCTCGCCTCCGGCCGCACCAGCCTGCTGCGCACGCTCTTCGGCGACATGCAGCCGAGCGCCGGCTCCATCCGTCTCCGTGGAACCGAGCTCCGACTCCGGCACCCGTCCGACGCGGTCGCCGCCAAGATCGCCTACGTCCCGGAGGAACGCAGGCGCGATGCTCTCTTCGGTGACCTCACCCTGGCGTCGAACATGTCGGCCCCCATGGTGCGGCACTACTCCCGGAACGGTGTCCTTCGCACCAGAGCCGAGAACGTCGACGCCCGTGACCTGCTGTCCCGGTTCCGGGTCAAGGCCGCCGGGGAGCTGGTGACGCCCTCGACCCTGTCCGGCGGCAACGCCCAGAAGACCGTCCTCGCCCGCTGGCTGCGGTCGGACCCGACCTTGCTCCTGCTCGACAACCCCTCGCAAGGCGTCGACATCGGTGCGCGTGAGGACATCCACGAGCTGATCAGGGCCGCCGTTCGCCCAGCGAGCGCAGCCGCGGTCGTCGTCAGCGACGACTTCGAGGAGCTCGCCGTGCTGTGCGACCGCGTGGTCGTGATGCACAACGGCACCATCACCCAAGAGATCGACACCTCCGCCATGACCACTGAGGGGATCACCCGCGCGGTGTACGGGCAGCGAAAGGCAACGGCGTGA
- a CDS encoding ABC transporter substrate-binding protein, which produces MPRTRRLGVSALALLAVTATGCSAGSDGERSGPEDPTRLRVGALGNTTDNLNPLTTNGFADYIGVSHLYESLVELRDGEPVLRLAESIVPDATAESWTITLRDDVTFSDGSAIEATDVAYSLRLTADPTQSPNYASFFGDVDVDGIEVVDERTLVVPFTRPRGDFVSTILSFVSYVYPDGATQWEDAPVTSGPYTLVSYDAGERIVMEAREDYFDGTPEVTTLEVVVIDDPQARLNALKSGEIDVATRVDPVAAQAEADNDAIEIQQGGEADSLALGFEMNVNEAPFDDPDVRTAMKLAIDRQELVDVVFLGEGFVGNDLVGLGLPGYDASLPQREHDPQRAEELFAAAGVDAVDVRVAETTPGLQRATELLAEQLADVGVELRVETTDPASFYADYEVLLSTPFQTAYYVNRDAGAYLGSFTGSNGFFNVSGFAPEGYDESLRNAQALVDDDERDAAFAAVQQLVWNDGGTIIWGYQAVLNAQAAGLEGVYLTQAVPQFDAASF; this is translated from the coding sequence ATGCCTCGCACTCGACGCCTCGGCGTCTCCGCCCTCGCCCTCCTCGCCGTGACGGCCACCGGCTGCAGCGCCGGGTCGGACGGGGAGAGGTCCGGGCCCGAGGACCCCACCCGCTTGCGGGTCGGCGCGCTCGGCAACACCACCGACAACCTGAACCCGCTGACGACCAACGGCTTCGCCGACTACATCGGGGTCTCGCACCTGTACGAGTCGCTCGTGGAGCTGCGCGACGGCGAGCCCGTGCTGCGTCTCGCCGAGTCGATCGTCCCGGACGCCACGGCCGAGAGCTGGACCATCACGCTGCGCGACGACGTCACCTTCAGCGACGGCAGTGCCATCGAGGCGACCGACGTGGCCTACAGCCTTCGGCTCACCGCGGACCCGACGCAGAGCCCGAACTACGCCTCCTTCTTCGGTGATGTCGACGTCGACGGCATCGAGGTGGTCGACGAGCGCACGCTCGTCGTGCCGTTCACCCGGCCCCGCGGCGACTTCGTCTCGACGATCCTGTCCTTCGTGTCGTACGTCTACCCCGACGGCGCGACGCAGTGGGAGGACGCCCCGGTGACGTCGGGGCCCTACACGCTCGTGAGCTACGACGCGGGCGAGCGGATCGTGATGGAGGCACGGGAGGACTACTTCGACGGGACGCCCGAGGTGACGACGCTCGAGGTGGTCGTGATCGACGATCCCCAGGCACGCTTGAACGCGCTGAAGAGCGGGGAGATCGACGTTGCCACCCGCGTGGACCCCGTCGCCGCCCAGGCCGAGGCCGACAACGACGCGATCGAGATCCAGCAGGGCGGCGAGGCCGACTCGCTCGCGCTCGGGTTCGAGATGAACGTGAACGAGGCTCCGTTCGACGACCCGGACGTGCGCACGGCGATGAAGCTGGCGATCGATCGGCAGGAGCTGGTCGACGTCGTCTTCCTCGGAGAGGGATTCGTCGGCAACGACCTGGTCGGTCTCGGCCTGCCGGGCTACGACGCGTCCCTGCCGCAGCGCGAGCACGATCCCCAGCGCGCCGAGGAGCTGTTCGCCGCTGCCGGCGTCGACGCCGTCGACGTCCGGGTCGCGGAGACGACCCCGGGGCTCCAGCGGGCCACCGAGCTGCTCGCCGAGCAGCTGGCGGACGTCGGGGTGGAGCTCCGGGTGGAGACCACCGACCCCGCGTCGTTCTACGCCGACTACGAGGTGCTCCTCTCGACGCCGTTCCAGACGGCGTACTACGTCAACCGCGACGCGGGCGCCTACCTCGGATCGTTCACCGGGTCGAACGGCTTCTTCAACGTCAGCGGGTTCGCGCCGGAGGGCTACGACGAGTCCCTCCGCAACGCTCAGGCGCTCGTGGACGACGACGAGCGCGACGCCGCGTTCGCCGCGGTCCAGCAGCTCGTGTGGAACGACGGCGGCACGATCATCTGGGGCTACCAGGCGGTGCTCAACGCCCAGGCGGCCGGCCTCGAGGGCGTCTACCTGACCCAGGCCGTCCCGCAGTTCGACGCCGCGTCGTTCTGA
- a CDS encoding ABC transporter permease subunit: MTSRRVRRWAGAGLLTMALALLLAPRLASRPAGERVGAPFQAPGPGLPLGTDHLGRDVWSQVLHDAGATIGVPLLATAVLVGVATVAGLLLGSVPDRVARPVAALLDVLVVVPPLVLVLVVVAGAGGGAVGVVLAVVVSGVGILTRVVAAATRQVSVAGHVEVARGYGASAARVLVDEVLPRIARTVIAESGLRLVAAVQVVAALGFLGVASGTGRSWATAIRDGAVGMSLNGWAVAGPCLALAVVLVALTVLVDLLRDGAG; the protein is encoded by the coding sequence GTGACGTCCCGTCGAGTCCGTCGCTGGGCCGGGGCCGGGCTCCTGACCATGGCCCTGGCCCTGCTGCTGGCCCCCCGCCTCGCCTCCCGGCCCGCCGGTGAACGCGTGGGTGCTCCGTTCCAAGCCCCCGGGCCCGGGCTGCCCCTCGGCACCGACCACCTCGGCCGCGACGTCTGGTCGCAGGTGCTGCACGACGCCGGCGCCACGATCGGCGTGCCGCTCCTGGCCACGGCGGTGCTGGTCGGGGTCGCGACCGTCGCCGGCCTGCTCCTCGGATCGGTGCCGGACCGGGTGGCTCGACCGGTGGCGGCACTGCTGGACGTCCTCGTGGTCGTGCCGCCGCTGGTGCTCGTCCTCGTCGTGGTGGCGGGCGCCGGCGGGGGGGCCGTGGGTGTCGTGCTCGCCGTCGTGGTCTCCGGGGTGGGGATCCTGACGCGGGTCGTCGCGGCCGCGACGCGGCAGGTCTCGGTCGCCGGCCACGTGGAGGTCGCGCGAGGGTACGGTGCGTCCGCCGCGCGGGTGCTGGTCGACGAGGTGCTGCCGCGCATCGCGCGCACGGTGATCGCCGAGTCGGGCCTGCGGCTCGTCGCGGCCGTCCAGGTCGTCGCCGCCCTGGGCTTCCTCGGTGTCGCGTCGGGGACGGGACGCTCGTGGGCCACCGCCATCCGTGACGGAGCGGTCGGCATGTCCCTCAACGGATGGGCCGTGGCCGGTCCGTGCCTCGCGCTCGCCGTCGTCCTCGTCGCGCTCACCGTGCTGGTCGACCTGCTCCGGGACGGTGCGGGGTGA
- a CDS encoding 4-hydroxyphenylacetate 3-hydroxylase family protein — protein sequence MTATLPEQNPTAETDGPPTANPAADAPANNRANFASRPMTGDEYIESLRDGREIYLHGERVDDVTTHPAFRNPIRMTARLYDALHTGPHVDELTVPTDTGNGGVTMPFFRTPTSSADLLKERNAIARWARMSYGWMGRSPDYKASFLGTLHANNELYAPFQANAERWYRESQEKVLYWNHAIINPPVDRNLPPDEVGDVYMKVEKETDAGLVVSGAKVVATGSAITNYNFIAHYGLPIRKKQFALICTVPMDAPGIKLICRSSYTEQAARNGSPFDYPLSSRMDENDTIFIFDKVLVPWENVFMYGDVDRINAFFPQSGFLPRFTFQGCTRLAVKLDFIAGLLLKALDATGSGGFRGVQTRVGEVIGWRNLFWSLTESMARDPEPWVGDAVIPKLEYGLTYRMFMIHGYPRVKEIIEQDVASGLIYLPSGAADFKSPEVRPYLDKYVRGSDGITAVDRVKVMKALWDSIGSEFGGRHELYERNYSGNHENVKAELLFAAQNRGGTDAMRGLADEFLAEYDLDGWTVPDLF from the coding sequence ATGACCGCGACCCTGCCCGAGCAGAACCCCACCGCCGAGACCGACGGTCCGCCCACGGCGAACCCCGCCGCCGACGCGCCTGCCAACAACCGGGCGAACTTCGCCTCGCGGCCGATGACGGGCGACGAGTACATCGAGTCGCTCCGGGACGGCCGCGAGATCTACCTGCACGGCGAGCGGGTGGACGACGTCACGACGCACCCGGCCTTCCGCAACCCGATCCGGATGACGGCGCGGTTGTACGACGCGCTGCACACGGGGCCGCACGTCGACGAGCTGACCGTCCCCACCGACACCGGCAACGGCGGCGTCACCATGCCCTTCTTCCGCACGCCGACGTCGTCGGCGGACCTGCTCAAGGAGCGCAACGCCATCGCCAGGTGGGCACGGATGAGCTATGGGTGGATGGGACGTTCGCCCGACTACAAGGCCAGCTTCCTCGGCACGCTGCACGCGAACAATGAGCTGTACGCGCCGTTCCAGGCGAACGCGGAGCGCTGGTACCGCGAGTCGCAGGAGAAGGTCCTCTACTGGAACCACGCCATCATCAACCCGCCGGTCGACCGCAACCTGCCGCCCGACGAGGTCGGCGACGTCTACATGAAGGTGGAGAAGGAGACCGACGCGGGACTCGTGGTCTCCGGTGCGAAGGTGGTCGCGACCGGCTCGGCCATCACGAACTACAACTTCATCGCGCACTACGGCCTGCCGATCCGCAAGAAGCAGTTCGCGCTCATCTGCACGGTCCCGATGGACGCCCCCGGGATCAAGCTGATCTGTCGCTCGTCGTACACCGAGCAGGCAGCCAGGAACGGCTCCCCGTTCGACTACCCGCTCTCCAGCCGCATGGACGAGAACGACACCATCTTCATCTTCGACAAGGTGCTGGTGCCGTGGGAGAACGTCTTCATGTACGGCGACGTGGACCGCATCAACGCCTTCTTCCCGCAGTCCGGCTTCCTGCCCCGGTTCACGTTCCAGGGCTGCACCCGTCTGGCGGTCAAGCTCGACTTCATCGCCGGGCTGCTGCTCAAGGCGCTGGACGCGACGGGGTCCGGCGGCTTCCGCGGCGTGCAGACCCGGGTCGGTGAGGTCATCGGGTGGCGCAACCTGTTCTGGTCGCTGACGGAGTCCATGGCGCGTGATCCCGAGCCGTGGGTGGGGGACGCGGTGATCCCCAAGCTGGAGTACGGACTGACCTACCGCATGTTCATGATCCACGGCTACCCGCGGGTCAAGGAGATCATCGAGCAGGACGTCGCCTCGGGCCTGATCTACCTGCCCTCCGGTGCCGCGGACTTCAAGAGCCCGGAGGTGCGGCCCTACCTCGACAAGTACGTCCGGGGTTCCGACGGCATCACCGCCGTCGACCGCGTCAAGGTCATGAAGGCCCTGTGGGACTCCATCGGCTCCGAGTTCGGCGGTCGCCACGAGCTGTACGAGCGCAACTACTCGGGCAACCACGAGAACGTGAAGGCCGAGCTGCTCTTCGCGGCCCAGAACCGCGGGGGGACCGATGCGATGCGGGGGTTGGCCGACGAGTTCCTCGCCGAGTACGACCTGGACGGTTGGACCGTCCCCGACCTGTTCTGA